The Sander vitreus isolate 19-12246 chromosome 5, sanVit1, whole genome shotgun sequence genome includes a region encoding these proteins:
- the ercc6l gene encoding DNA excision repair protein ERCC-6-like: MDVSQQNGEIAEISKKLGKSLSMDTDNNMEAYHRFIQDGKDVAKQGDLKGALKLFKLAYNIHHSQKLESRIKKVEELLAEVDLEDEDEEFVNVNNSGLMLFKELYDKLYDYQRNGVAFLYSLYRDGRKGGILADDMGLGKTIQVVTFLSGMYDNDMAKHTLLVMPTSLITNWTKEFAKWTPGLRVKEFHGAGKERTRNLEKVQRRNGVIITTYTMLMNNWQQLSSYHGKEFTWDYMILDEAHKIKSTATKTAKSATAIPSKNRVLLTGTPVQNNLKEMWALFDFACQGALLGTAKTFKTEFENPITRAREKDATPGEKALGSRMSENLMTIIKPYFLRRTKAEVQKNKMNGTHPCEEDFSDKDNEVRNLPKDSGAVMPTLMRKNDLIVWTYLSSVQEDIYRQFLSLDHIKELLMTTRSPLAELTIMKKLCDHPRLLSAAAIAKLGLEESTAENENMEADVGSIANVSDETLISESGKLVFLFALLERLREEGHRTLIFAHYRKVLDIIQRILGNRGFKVLRLDGTITQIAERERLITLFQTDKRYSVFLLTTQVGGVGITLTAANRVVIYDPSWNPATDAQAVDRVYRIGQTENVVVYRLITCGTVEEKIYRRQVFKDSLIRQNTGDKKNPFRYFSKQELKELFILEDPRSSSTQMQLQALHSRQRRTDPELDEHIAHLHTMEMFGISDHDLMYSLDVNRDEAEDQEAHHYIEGRVQKAQELMKAESELQMQLAESMASSTEPAWLRQPLDNHNRERSNEKKTRNPRPSPSYPQPDHSVNGSPVVVVLDESGSDKDAVQRYLSDRVIDLTVDDSMSEEQPFVEGSQDKLAQQNLDSPKHPSVKKERRWLIEEDAAPQEVIEESLVMSEASDAAAGDKADASVQELMDESASSEDAGVSAGDGSPDYITALDEDEELNGTSHSQYNSKMDLGHSHVTPLQNKRLSVLQASCSSFKADTSSRVSTGLESFEGNFHLQLEDSDMFSDRDVLDLQETEAEERKLLSQLQMEGSFDINKSLSERHGKALGHSLNGASEMDESMNESIVVTKKKRAAVIYDSEEEDDDDDDDRSQLNNSFQALGASTPKSTPSGPTSLGSRKSVGGNLSVASRRSLLLSIIDDLENHNEEMTDEDEEDDVSERRSDEAEEDDIVGSTPDELQLENTVGETLNTESEEEEEVEEEEDEYSVTADSTNVSGQEMSSNMEQSTSEPELASSERMDQCTVDAGVKTKLPAEEESFDSLVSKGKACHSQGKLDDALGFFLRAIDIKPGDPEIQLMTIQLYRQLSQRS, translated from the exons ATGGATGTCTCGCAACAAAATGGTGAAATTGCGGAGATTTCAAAGAAACTGGGAAA GTCTTTGTCCATGGATACAGACAACAACATGGAAGCCTACCACAG attCATTCAAGATGGTAAAGATGTTGCCAAACAAGGGGATCTGAAAGGGGCTCTGAAGCTCTTCAAACTGGCGTACAACATTCACCACAGTCAAAAACTTGAAAGCAGGATAAAGAAAGTTGAGGAACTTCTTGCTGAGGTTGATTTggaggatgaagatgaagagTTTGTCAATGTTAACAACAGCGGTTTAATGCTTTTCAAAGAGTTATATGACAAACTTTATGACTACCAAAGAAATGGAGTGGCCTTCTTATACAGTCTCTACAGAGATGGTCGTAAAGGTGGGATCTTGGCAGATGACATGGGCCTTGGTAAAACCATCCAGGTGGTAACATTTCTCTCTGGCATGTACGACAATGATATGGCTAAACACACACTGCTGGTCATGCCAACCTCACTCATCACAAACTGGACCAAGGAGTTTGCCAAATGGACTCCTGGCCTGAGGGTGAAGGAGTTTCACGGTGCGGGCAAAGAGAGGACCAGGAATTTGGAGAAAGTTCAGAGAAGAAATGGCGTCATCATCACCACATACACAATGCTTATGAACAACTGGCAGCAATTGTCATCATACCATGGCAAAGAGTTCACATGGGACTACATGATCCTGGATGAGGCACACAAGATAAAATCCACAGCCACGAAAACGGCCAAAAGTGCCACCGCCATACCTTCAAAAAACCGAGTTCTTCTCACAGGCACTCCAGTCCAGAACAACCTAAAAGAAATGTGGGCTCTCTTTGACTTTGCGTGCCAAGGCGCCCTCCTCGGCACAGCtaaaacattcaaaacagagtttgagaacccCATCACCCGGGCCCGAGAGAAGGACGCCACTCCAGGGGAGAAGGCTCTCGGGTCTCGGATGTCTGAGAACCTCATGACCATCATAAAACCCTACTTCCTCCGCAGGACAAAAGCAGAAGTGCAAAAGAACAAAATGAACGGCACACATCCGTGCGAAGAGGACTTTTCAGACAAGGACAACGAAGTTCGAAACCTTCCAAAAGACTCTGGAGCAGTCATGCCCACGCTAATGAGAAAGAACGACTTGATTGTCTGGACTTACCTGAGCTCTGTTCAGGAAGACATATACAGGCAGTTCCTTTCGCTGGACCACATCAAAGAGCTGCTCATGACCACCAGATCACCTCTGGCTGAATTAACCATAATGAAAAAGCTGTGCGACCACCCAAGActgctctctgctgcagccaTAGCCAAGTTAGGCTTGGAGGAAAGTAcagctgaaaatgaaaacatggaggcagACGTAGGCAGCATCGCAAACGTTTCTGATGAGACCTTAATATCTGAGTCTGGGAAACTTGTCTTTCTGTTTGCGCTGCTCGAAAGGCTCAGAGAAGAGGGCCACCGCACACTCATCTTTGCTCATTACAGGAAAGTGCTTGACATCATCCAACGCATCTTGGGCAACCGAGGCTTCAAAGTATTGAGACTGGATGGCACAATAACACAGATTGCGGAGAGAGAGCGGCTCATTACTCTGTTCCAGACAGACAAACGTTACTCTGTCTTCCTCCTGACCACCCAGGTTGGAGGAGTTGGCATCACTTTGACGGCAGCAAATCGAGTCGTGATCTACGACCCCAGCTGGAACCCAGCAACAGACGCCCAGGCTGTTGACAGGGTGTACCGCATCGGCCAGACTGAAAACGTCGTCGTTTACAGGCTGATAACCTGCGGCACGGTGGAGGAGAAGATCTACAGACGGCAGGTTTTCAAAGACTCCCTCATCAGACAGAATACTGGAGACAAAAAGAACCCTTTTCGGTATTTCAGCAAGCAAGAGCTGAAGGAGCTCTTCATTCTGGAAGACCCACGGTCCTCATCCACGCAGATGCAGCTTCAGGCTCTGCACTCAAGACAACGACGGACAGACCCTGAACTGGACGAGCACATTGCCCACCTCCACACCATGGAGATGTTTGGGATCTCTGACCACGACCTGATGTATTCTCTCGATGTCAACCGTGACGAGGCCGAGGACCAAGAGGCGCACCACTACATTGAAGGGAGGGTCCAGAAGGCCCAGGAGCTGATGAAGGCTGAGTCAGAATTACAGATGCAGTTGGCAGAGAGCATGGCATCAAGCACAGAACCAGCCTGGCTCAGACAACCACTGGACAACCACAACAGAGAGCGGTCTAAtgagaaaaagacaagaaatcCAAGACCAAGTCCTTCCTATCCACAGCCTGACCACAGTGTCAACGGGTCACCTGTTGTGGTGGTGTTGGACGAGTCGGGTTCTGACAAGGATGCTGTTCAACGATATCTGAGTGACAGAGTCATTGATCTTACTGTAGATGACAGTATGTCAGAAGAACAACCTTTTGTAGAAGGAAGCCAAGACAAGCTTGCCCAGCAGAACCTGGATTCCCCAAAACACCCGTCTGTCAAGAAGGAGAGAAGATGGCTGATAGAAGAAGACGCTGCTCCTCAGGAGGTGATTGAGGAATCTTTGGTGATGTCAGAGGCCAGTGATGCTGCAGCAGGTGATAAGGCAGATGCCTCTGTTCAAGAGCTAATGGATGAGTCTGCATCGTCTGAGGATGCAGGTGTTTCAGCAGGTGACGGCAGCCCGGATTACATTACAGCGCTTGATGAAGATGAGGAGCTAAACGGAACTTCACACTCACAATACAACTCCAAGATGGACTTGGGGCATTCACATGTCACACCCCtgcaaaacaaaagactttctgTCTTGCAAGCATCCTGTTCAAGCTTCAAAGCAGACACATCATCAAGAGTCAGCACGGGGCTTGAATCCTTTGAAGGCAACTTCCATTTACAGCTTGAGGACAGTGACATGTTCTCAGACCGTGATGTCCTGGACCTTCAGGAGACagaagcagaggagaggaagctGCTGTCACAGCTGCAGATGGAGGGGAGTTTTGACATAAATAAGTCCCTTTCTGAGAGACATGGAAAAGCACTCGGCCACAGCCTTAACGGCGCCTCTGAAATGGACGAGTCAATGAATGAATCCATTGTGGTTACCAAGAAGAAAAGAGCAGCAGTGATTTATGATAGtgaggaggaagatgatgatgatgatgatgataggaGTCAACTCAACAACTCCTTCCAGGCTCTTGGAGCGTCAACACCTAAATCTACGCCATCTGGCCCCACCTCTCTCGGGTCTAGAAAGAGTGTGGGAGGAAACCTCTCCGTGGCCTCACGCCGGTCCCTCCTCCTGTCCATCATCGACGACCTGGAGAACCACAACGAAGAGATGACTGATGAGGATGAAGAAGATGACGTTTCAGAGAGGCGTTCTGATGAGGCCGAAGAGGACGACATTGTTGGCTCAACTCCGGATGAGCTTCAGCTGGAGAACACTGTCGGAGAAACATTAAACACAGAgagtgaggaggaagaagaagtagaggaggaggaggatgagtaCTCTGTGACAGCAGATTCCACCAATGTGTCAGGACAGGAAATGAGCAGTAACATGGAGCAGTCAACCAGTGAGCCTGAGCTAGCGTCCTCTGAGAGGATGGATCAGTGCACCGTTGATGCAGGAGTCAAGACGAAGCTTCCCGCCGAGGAGGAGAGCTTTGACTCCCTGGTCAGTAAAGGGAAGGCGTGTCACAGCCAAGGGAAGCTGGACGACGCCCTGGGCTTCTTCCTGAGGGCTATCGACATCAAACCTGGAGATCCTGAGATTCAGCTCATGACCATCCAACTGTACCGACAGCTGAGTCAGAGGAGTTAA